A genomic segment from Marinobacter gudaonensis encodes:
- the alkB gene encoding DNA oxidative demethylase AlkB, which yields MTSDLFSDQPGEPIREIITEGAVVLRGFALANEQALLQAIDEVSQQAPFRHMRTPGGHAMSAAMSACGHVGWVTDQRGYRYQAEDPESGSPWPAMPGVFRRLAAEAAEDAGYPGFEPDACLINRYQRGAKMGLHQDRDERDFSQPIVSVSLGLPMVFQFGGRKRSDRPLKVPLTHGDVVVWGGPSRLNYHGVLTLKTGHHPLTGPYRYNLTFRRAL from the coding sequence ATGACGTCTGATCTGTTTTCCGACCAGCCCGGGGAGCCCATCCGGGAGATCATCACCGAAGGCGCTGTGGTACTCCGGGGGTTCGCGCTTGCCAACGAACAGGCTCTGCTGCAGGCCATTGACGAGGTGAGCCAACAGGCGCCCTTCCGGCACATGAGAACCCCTGGAGGCCATGCCATGTCGGCCGCCATGAGCGCCTGTGGCCATGTGGGCTGGGTGACCGACCAGCGAGGGTATCGCTACCAGGCAGAGGATCCGGAATCGGGTAGTCCCTGGCCCGCGATGCCGGGGGTGTTCCGTAGACTGGCCGCGGAGGCCGCCGAAGACGCCGGTTATCCAGGGTTCGAGCCGGACGCCTGCCTGATCAACCGCTATCAGAGAGGGGCGAAAATGGGGTTGCACCAGGACCGGGACGAGCGGGATTTCAGCCAGCCGATCGTGTCTGTTTCCCTGGGATTGCCGATGGTGTTCCAGTTTGGCGGTCGTAAACGCAGTGATCGTCCCTTGAAAGTACCCCTGACACACGGTGACGTGGTGGTCTGGGGCGGACCATCCCGCCTGAACTACCATGGGGTGCTGACCCTGAAGACCGGCCACCATCCGCTGACAGGCCCCTATCGCTACAATCTCACCTTCCGTCGCGCGCTATAG